In Gossypium arboreum isolate Shixiya-1 chromosome 6, ASM2569848v2, whole genome shotgun sequence, the following are encoded in one genomic region:
- the LOC108485783 gene encoding transcription factor bHLH91-like translates to MKVYEESGCFDPHSIPDCQELMGLPGPTPTNCHNSLEDTLNVSSYNHHHHEDASAALDMEPHQHYLLDNTTNSHSHLIPYLTQDLPYDQSHWESFNVLPSSSSPEADAAATAAAGAYTTTPDLLSLFHLPRCSFLPNPSISFETTPGSPSVVYDPLFHLNLPPQPPVFRELLQSLPHGYTFPADDKDAAGVGGLYHDGDNGIIQFTRDISMAGRAKDRDKAGKTTKHFATERERRVHLNDKYQALRTMVPSPSKNDRASIVDDAIKYIKELLGTVRELQILVDKKRCGQERSKRLKTEDAASAADAGDVECKPLGDPDQCYNTSLRSSWLQRKSKDSEVDVRIVDDEVTIKLVQRKKINCLLFVSRLLDELQLDLQHVAGGNIGDYYSFLFNTKIYEGSSVYACAIANKLINVVDRQYAAAPPTSSTSL, encoded by the exons ATGAAGGTGTACGAGGAGAGTGGTTGCTTTGATCCTCACTCCATCCCAGATTGTCAGGAACTGATGGGGTTGCCAGGGCCCACCCCCACCAACTGTCACAACAGTTTGGAAGACACCCTTAATGTCTCTTCTTACAATCACCATCACCATGAGGATGCCTCCGCCGCCTTGGATATGGAACCCCACCAACACTACTTGCTTGATAATACTACCAACAGTCATTCCCATTTGATTCCCTATCTAACTCAGGACCTTCCTTATGATCAGTCCCATTGGGAAAGTTTCAATGTGCTGCCATCTTCTTCATCCCCAGAAGCTGATGCTGCCGCCACCGCTGCCGCCGGTGCTTACACTACTACACCTGACCTTCTCAGCCTTTTCCATTTACCTAGATGCTCTTTCCTCCCTAATCCCTCCATTTCCTTTGAAACCACACCTGGCTCCCCTTCTGTTGTGTACGACCCACTTTTCCATCTCAACCTGCCTCCTCAACCCCCTGTTTTCAGGGAGCTGCTGCAGTCTCTGCCGCATGGCTACACCTTTCCAGCTGATGACAAAGATGCCGCTGGGGTTGGAGGACTTTATCATGATGGGGACAATGGCATAATTCAGTTCACCAGGGACATCTCTATGGCAGGCCGTGCCAAAGACAGGGATAAAGCTGGCAAAACCACCAAACACTTTGCCACTGAGAGGGAAAGGAGAGTCCATCTAAATGACAAGTACCAGGCTTTAAGGACAATGGTCCCTAGTCCCAGCAAG AATGATAGAGCATCCATAGTTGACGATGCTATTAAGTACATCAAGGAACTTCTTGGAACTGTTCGTGAGCTTCAAATACTGGTGGACAAAAAGAGATGCGGCCAAGAAAGGAGCAAAAGGCTTAAGACTGAAGATGCGGCTAGTGCTGCTGATGCAGGGGATGTGGAGTGCAAGCCTTTAGGTGATCCAGACCAATGCTATAATACTTCCTTGAGGAGTTCTTGGCTTCAAAGGAAGTCTAAGGATTCTGAGGTTGATGTACGCATCGTTGATGATGAAGTTACCATCAAACTTGTTCAAAGAAAGAAGATCAACTGCTTGCTGTTTGTGTCCAGACTCCTTGATGAGCTTCAGTTGGACCTCCAACATGTTGCTGGTGGCAATATTGGTGACTATTACAGCTTTCTCTTCAACACCAAG ATATACGAAGGCTCTTCGGTTTATGCTTGTGCCATAGCCAACAAGCTCATCAATGTCGTGGATAGACAGTATGCAGCTGCTCCACCAACTAGTAGTACTTCTCTCTAG